The DNA sequence ATGTTTGCGGGAATAACGGCAGTGCTCGGCGCGGCGACCCCCGCGTCCGCGCAGTGGGCGCAGTTCCATGAATGGGACTTCTGCACTGCGAACGCGCTGTCGGTGTGCATGAATTTCACACTGAATCGTGAGACGGGTACCGACAATTACACGTTGCGGGTGACCTACGTCAGCACGGATGCCGCAGCGGGCCAGCAGGGCGCCATGACCGCGGCGGGCCTGTACACCGCGAATAATGCGGCAGAGCTGAACATTCAGAATCTCGGCTTCGTCGCCATTTCGCCCAGCACGGCCTCCTGGGGCCTCGGCGGCACTGGTCTCACCGGTGGCGGACCCATCAACGTGGTGGTCGGCGCGAACGCGGATCAGGGCATCACCAACGGGCTGCCTGTCGCCGGCTGGGTGGAGCTGTCGTTCACGTCCAGCAACCTGGGGACGTATAACATGAACGATCTCCATGCCCGCTCGCACGTCCAGGGCTTCGGGCCGAACAACTGTTCGCTCAAGCCGGACAGCAACCTCCCGGGCACTCTTGTGGACCCGGCGAGCGAGATCGATGAGCGCTGCGGTGCCGGCCCGCCGACCGAGGTCGTGCCCGAGCCGATCACGATGATCCTGCTCGGCTCCGGTCTCCTCGGTGTGGGAGGCGCGCAGGCCCGACGCCGGCGCCGCAACGCGCTGACCGAAGAAATCTGACGCTCCCCCCGGAGTGTTTGAAAAGGCGTCCGCGGCCAGTGCCGCGGGCGCTTTTTCTTGCGTCGCGTATCAGCTCCTGACGGGCTGGGCGGTGCAACACCGCGGCCGATTATGTTGCGTCCACGCATCGTTTCACTCAGGAGGGGCCGCTGTCGACGGGGAGCCTGTGCTACGATCCGGCGACGCGACTCTCAGCGGTACGATCCTCTACTGTTCGGTCCGACAGCAACTTGAGACCGATGCGACGTCAGCGGTGCGGCGCTGGATTGCGGCGTGTGTGCCACACGACGCGCACGGTGCAATGATCTCCG is a window from the Longimicrobiales bacterium genome containing:
- a CDS encoding PEP-CTERM sorting domain-containing protein produces the protein MRKIMMFAGITAVLGAATPASAQWAQFHEWDFCTANALSVCMNFTLNRETGTDNYTLRVTYVSTDAAAGQQGAMTAAGLYTANNAAELNIQNLGFVAISPSTASWGLGGTGLTGGGPINVVVGANADQGITNGLPVAGWVELSFTSSNLGTYNMNDLHARSHVQGFGPNNCSLKPDSNLPGTLVDPASEIDERCGAGPPTEVVPEPITMILLGSGLLGVGGAQARRRRRNALTEEI